One Hippoglossus stenolepis isolate QCI-W04-F060 chromosome 22, HSTE1.2, whole genome shotgun sequence DNA segment encodes these proteins:
- the LOC118101823 gene encoding inositol 1,4,5-triphosphate receptor associated 2 isoform X5, which yields MDYYTPQPSRRHNPVDSICRKLQTIQWRGDREPNSPFQIPKLSSSSYDSPQCGLRHNLEAILKKSALYRDEGERGKEKEKKEKVKEKGSGSGMPTSASSQKSSMGPAVPLSTPSTPARNPPTPANITYTITSTLGERRGADGSDLRQVKTWQKYCSTPTGQPKDSPYFTVTRGPVQSESERPSSSSPPLSRTFTPSLGTLSYNLNFCSAETTNSTECELSYPALVVKRLSMGDGVASENYRKENMAEISLICEENLLDTIFHACDTQRRGKVFVSHIVDYLRHTTSRSSEDSGLEELCNMLDPEQKDVSIDLDTYHAVMKEWIDDCRNNGEEPTNDLTQESVKVIDSLSAKRSMLLNMTSGSLEAFGGEASRVEFETSDLVYCVADLQMCNQKLQEEVRKLKQVVEGMEDTNQRLAEDNEHLRNQARVSQLLAQKEKLLKEEVEEMKATLSCTEEGRARASAHSKHVERENQSLIVRIGSLQEENFKVTMETDELQRRIAELCNINADLQVQIHSFDTVVGEKEAVIHERSKQIEELRAAVEEYSSITQLLRADKNKLESQVQMMHPDLAGAGLSLSVAYRLNQSTSGSLQTELALAQSPLETLHGADHLSTTMSVTSSLDETLDREVFLMLQGPSPEQMALEFKTLLNKLKRDFREELDSVLSTVRGLLDDHTQPKGNTDTGLQTVQAKLDARRADWALSLDQLAQYTDSLEKELIKMASNMRRSRTEILHLSVRVQEQENQKRQLCEELDQLKTPQDSREASCQTPAPEEEPGDGDGDLDWDEEFALQDFLKNELAEKNCRMQDGQADGRPEETGDKVTDRGEEEEGDERWMVVDTVVEGEIRDTSTPLSVLSGETRPGQSLEESQDTAACTESEAEVNSQSLQEEAAVLLGAHSQAVSIRHPEADALPAPSHSENNADVSEAAESPSENVSSSPEQDQTVTPGQTPPTAAEMVSPDNTSPGPETVTANESTQPTREDQEKKGEADSSTGDNMSCVQSLSQDQLADRSTAEDSTSLLPVLVEEEEESVQESTAEASTVAVSMEGTDRLDCTNSSNSSSPQSGAALTHATQSGSGTGSVTSDLGQSEDNAAIKDCGKNKRELEVSRSMEAIEEQKVLEDHSETGKTDGKKTETSMTSGALKDGRISLSPNDKEIEAEFQRLALGFKCDMFTMEKRLRLEERSRDLAEENVRREVSSCQGLLQALTPLCEDDNQSMEIILRLQKNLDILIQSMTRVSSRSEMLGAIHQESRIGKAVEVMIQHVENLRRMYTKEHAELLELRETLMQNERSFGSQTERDDFRGRGKTTSQYYKPSTRRVSIAAIPRTGGGNMHFDMSKTQDGSEAETERLTRRSPWSQDELFVMLPSPPASPTSTDPGVTQSLSHSLTSSREAAAAAVARGGRGLWLWLALLLVLAGLLALLASLVMQPAVDAAPVGTGDSWMTIQQLLWPYTGLRHNGQPPV from the exons ATGGACTATTACACGCCGCAGCCAAGTCGTCGACACAACCCAGTGGACAGCATCTGCCGCAAGCTGCAGACCATTCAGTGGCGTGGTGACCGAGAGCCCAATTCACCTTTCCAGATTCCCAAGCTTTCCTCGAGCAGCTACGACAGCCCCCAGTGTGGCCTCAGGCACAACCTGGAAGCCATCCTGAAGAAGAGCGCCCTCTACAGAGacgagggggagagggggaaggagaaggagaagaaggagaaggtaAAGGAGAAGGGGAGTGGGAGTGGGATGCCGACCTCTGCATCTTCCCAGAAGAGCAGCATGGGTCCCGCTGTCCCTCTGTCAACACCTTCCACGCCTGCACGCAACCCACCAACACCGGCTAACATCACGTACACTATCACCAGCACTCTGGGAGAGAGGCGAGGTGCAGATGGGAGCGATTTAAGACAAGTTAAGACGTGGCAGAAGTATTGTTCAACGCCCACAGGCCAACCCAAGGACTCCCCTTACTTCACAGTCACACGAGGACCTGTGCAGTCTGAGAGCGAgaggccgagcagcagcagcccgcCTCTGTCTCGCACCTTCACGCCCAGTCTCGGCACCCTCTCCTACAACCTCAACTTCTGCTCTGCGGAGACGACGAACTCCACAGAGTGCGAGCTGTCCTACCCTGCTCTGGTAGTGAAACGACTGTCCATGGGAGATGGAG TGGCCTCTGAAAACTACAGGAAGGAGAATATGGCAGAAATCAGCCTCATCTGCGAGGAGAATCTGCTCGATACCATCTTCCATGCTTGTGACACGCAGCGTcgag GTAAAGTGTTCGTGTCCCACATTGTGGACTACCTGCGGCACACCACCAGTCGAAGCTCAGAAGACAGCGGCCTGGAGGAGCTTTGCAACATGCTGGACCCGGAACAGAAAGACGTCTCCATTGACCTGGACACCTACCATGCGGTCATGAAGGAGTGGATTGACGACTGCAGGAACAACGG GGAAGAACCGACAAACGACCTCACTCAAGAGTCGGTCAAGGTCATTGACAGCCTGTCTG CCAAGAGGTCAATGCTGCTCAATATGACCTCAGGAAGCTTGGAGGCCTTCGGAGGGGAGGCATCCAGAGTAGAATT TGAAACGTCAGACCTGGTGTATTGCGTCGCTGACCTCCAGATGTGCAACCAAAAGCtccaggaggaggtgaggaagcTGAAGCAGGTGGTGGAGGGCATGGAGGACACCAACCAGAGGCTGGCGGAGGACAACGAGCATCTACGCAACCAGGCCAGGGT TAGCCAGCTGCTCGCCCAGAAGGAGAAACtgctgaaggaggaggtggaggagatgaaggcGACTCTGAGCTGTACAGAGGAGGGCAGAGCCCGCGCCTCCgcacacagcaaacatgtg gagagAGAAAACCAGAGTCTGATTGTCAGGATTGGTTCCCTTCAGGAGGAG AACTTCAAGGTCACCATGGAGACAGACgagctccagaggaggatagCCGAGCTGTGTAACATTAACGCTGACCTTCAG GTGCAAATCCACTCTTTTGATACTGTCGTTGGTGAGAAGGAGGCTGTGATACATGAG agaagcaaacagaTAGAAGAGCTGAGGGCCGCAGTGGAGGAATACTCCTCCATCACTCAG CTGCTGAGGGCAGACAAGAACAAGCTGGAGAGCCAGGTTCAGATGATGCATCCAGACCTCGCTGG GGCCGGCCTGTCCCTGTCGGTGGCCTACAGGTTGAACCAGAGCACCTCAGGATCCCTACAGACGGAACTGGCTCTGGCTCAGTCACCACTGGAG ACTCTTCATGGCGCTGACCATTTGTCCACGACTATGAGCGTCACCTCTTCGCTGGATGAGACGCTGGACAGAGAGGTGTTTCTGATGCTGCAGGGGCCCAGTCCCGAACAAATGGCGCTGGAGTTCAAGACACTACTGAACAAACTG AAAAGGGATTTCAGGGAAGAATTGGACTCGGTCTTATCTACGGTTAGAGGCTTGTTGGACGACCACACGCAGCCAAAGGGCAACACGGACACTGGTCTGCAg ACGGTGCAGGCCAAGCTGGATGCGAGGAGGGCGGACTGGGCCCTCAGCCTGGACCAGCTGGCCCAGTACACAGACTccctggagaaggagctgatcAAAATGGCCAGTAACATGAGGAGGTCCCGCACTGAGATCCTCCACCTCTCAGTCAG ggtgcaggagcaggagaaccAGAAGCGGCAGCTGTGTGAGGAGCTGGATCAGCTGAAGACGCCCCAGGACAGCAGAGAGGCCTCATGCCAGACGCCTGCACCAGAGGAAGAG cctggagatggagatggagaccTGGACTGGGACGAGGAGTTCGCCCTTCAAGACTTTTTAAAGAACGAGCTGGCGGAGAAGAACTGCCGGATGCAGGATGGGCAAGCAGATGGCAGGCCTGAGGAAACAGGGGATAAAGTGACggacagaggggaagaggaggaaggggacgAGAGGTGGATGGTGGTGGACACAGTGGTGGAGGGAGAGATCAGGGACACGTCGACTCCTCTGTCCGTCCTCTCTGGGGAGACCCGGCCCGGGCAGAGCTTGGAAGAGAGCCAAG ACACTGCAGCCTGCACCGAGTCAGAGGCGGAGGTGAACTCTCAATCTTTGCAG gaagaGGCAGCAGTGCTATTAGGCGCCcactcacaagctgtcagcatCAGACACCCAGAGGCGGATGCTCTCCCTGCTCCGTCCCACTCGGAGAACA ATGCAGACGTCTCTGAAGCTGCCGAGTCTCCCTCCGAAAATGTAAGCAGCTCACCTGAACAGGATCAAACTGTCACACCTGGTCAGACCCCTCCCACAGCAGCGGAGATGGTTTCCCCTGACAACACATCGCCTGGACCAGAGACCGTTACCGCTAATGAGAG CACCCAGCCGACCCGTGAGGACCAGGAGAAGAAAGGCGAGGCGGACTCGAGCACCGGAGACAACATGAGCTGTGTTCAG AGCCTGAGCCAGGACCAGCTGGCAGACAGATCGACAGCGGAGGACAG CACGAGCCTACTACCTGtgttggtggaggaggaggaggagagtgtgcAGGAGAGTACAGCCGAGGCTTCAACAGTAGCGGTCAGCATGGAAG GGACGGACCGACTCGACTGCACCAACTCATCCAACAGCAGCTCTCCTCAGTCGGGAGCGGCCCTAACACACGCCACCCAATCGGGGAGCGGCACGGGCAGCGTAACCTCTGACCTTGGCCAATCGGAGGATAATGCAGCCATAAAGGACTGTGGCAAAAATAAGAGGGAACTG GAGGTGTCACGCAGCATGGAGGCCATCGAGGAGCAGAAGGTTCTGGAGGACCACAGTGAGACCGGCAAGACCGATGGGAAGAAAA CTGAAACATCCATGACCTCTGGCGCCTTGAAAGACGGCAGGATCAG CCTGTCACCCAATGACAAAGAGATTGAG gcgGAGTTCCAGCGTCTGGCGTTGGGCTTCAAGTGCGACATGTTCACGATGGAGAAGAGACTGCGGCTGGAGGAGCGGTCACGTGACCTGGCTGAAGAGAACGTCCGCAGAGAGGTGTCCAGCTGCCAGGGGTTActgcag GCTTTGACTCCTCTGTGTGAGGATGACAACCAGTCCATGGAGATCatcctgagactccagaagaACCTGGACATCCTCATCCAGTCCATGACCAGGGTGTCCAGTCGCTCGGAGATGCTCGGAGCTATTCACCAG gAGAGTCGTATTGGAAAGGCCGTGGAGGTGATGATCCAGCACGTGGAGAACCTGAGGAGGATGTACACGAAGGAGCACGCCGAGCTGCTGGAACTGAGAGAGACGCTCATGCAGAACGAGAGGTCGTTCGGATCACAAACTGAAAGAG ACGATTTCCGTGGCAGGGGTAAGACAACATCACAGTACTACAAG CCATCAACCCGCCGGGTCAGCATAGCAGCGATCCCTCGCACTGGTGGAGGCAACATGCACTTTGACATG TCCAAAACACAAGACGGTTCAGAGGCTGAAACAGAGAGACTGACCAGGAGATCCCCGTG
- the LOC118101823 gene encoding inositol 1,4,5-triphosphate receptor associated 2 isoform X2 produces MDYYTPQPSRRHNPVDSICRKLQTIQWRGDREPNSPFQIPKLSSSSYDSPQCGLRHNLEAILKKSALYRDEGERGKEKEKKEKVKEKGSGSGMPTSASSQKSSMGPAVPLSTPSTPARNPPTPANITYTITSTLGERRGADGSDLRQVKTWQKYCSTPTGQPKDSPYFTVTRGPVQSESERPSSSSPPLSRTFTPSLGTLSYNLNFCSAETTNSTECELSYPALVVKRLSMGDGVASENYRKENMAEISLICEENLLDTIFHACDTQRRGKVFVSHIVDYLRHTTSRSSEDSGLEELCNMLDPEQKDVSIDLDTYHAVMKEWIDDCRNNGEEPTNDLTQESVKVIDSLSAKRSMLLNMTSGSLEAFGGEASRVEFETSDLVYCVADLQMCNQKLQEEVRKLKQVVEGMEDTNQRLAEDNEHLRNQARVSQLLAQKEKLLKEEVEEMKATLSCTEEGRARASAHSKHVERENQSLIVRIGSLQEENFKVTMETDELQRRIAELCNINADLQVQIHSFDTVVGEKEAVIHERSKQIEELRAAVEEYSSITQLLRADKNKLESQVQMMHPDLAGAGLSLSVAYRLNQSTSGSLQTELALAQSPLETLHGADHLSTTMSVTSSLDETLDREVFLMLQGPSPEQMALEFKTLLNKLKRDFREELDSVLSTVRGLLDDHTQPKGNTDTGLQTVQAKLDARRADWALSLDQLAQYTDSLEKELIKMASNMRRSRTEILHLSVRVQEQENQKRQLCEELDQLKTPQDSREASCQTPAPEEEPGDGDGDLDWDEEFALQDFLKNELAEKNCRMQDGQADGRPEETGDKVTDRGEEEEGDERWMVVDTVVEGEIRDTSTPLSVLSGETRPGQSLEESQDTAACTESEAEVNSQSLQEEAAVLLGAHSQAVSIRHPEADALPAPSHSENNADVSEAAESPSENVSSSPEQDQTVTPGQTPPTAAEMVSPDNTSPGPETVTANESTQPTREDQEKKGEADSSTGDNMSCVQSLSQDQLADRSTAEDSTSLLPVLVEEEEESVQESTAEASTVAVSMEGTDRLDCTNSSNSSSPQSGAALTHATQSGSGTGSVTSDLGQSEDNAAIKDCGKNKRELEVSRSMEAIEEQKVLEDHSETGKTDGKKTETSMTSGALKDGRISLSPNDKEIEAEFQRLALGFKCDMFTMEKRLRLEERSRDLAEENVRREVSSCQGLLQALTPLCEDDNQSMEIILRLQKNLDILIQSMTRVSSRSEMLGAIHQESRIGKAVEVMIQHVENLRRMYTKEHAELLELRETLMQNERSFGSQTERDDFRGRGKTTSQYYKPSTRRVSIAAIPRTGGGNMHFDMSKTQDGSEAETERLTRRSPWTACDNTDWQSEDEQQQQQQKEEPVAERRRSSLSELGSIITSFILPLKTPSPPASPTSTDPGVTQSLSHSLTSSREAAAAAVARGGRGLWLWLALLLVLAGLLALLASLVMQPAVDAAPVGTGDSWMTIQQLLWPYTGLRHNGQPPV; encoded by the exons ATGGACTATTACACGCCGCAGCCAAGTCGTCGACACAACCCAGTGGACAGCATCTGCCGCAAGCTGCAGACCATTCAGTGGCGTGGTGACCGAGAGCCCAATTCACCTTTCCAGATTCCCAAGCTTTCCTCGAGCAGCTACGACAGCCCCCAGTGTGGCCTCAGGCACAACCTGGAAGCCATCCTGAAGAAGAGCGCCCTCTACAGAGacgagggggagagggggaaggagaaggagaagaaggagaaggtaAAGGAGAAGGGGAGTGGGAGTGGGATGCCGACCTCTGCATCTTCCCAGAAGAGCAGCATGGGTCCCGCTGTCCCTCTGTCAACACCTTCCACGCCTGCACGCAACCCACCAACACCGGCTAACATCACGTACACTATCACCAGCACTCTGGGAGAGAGGCGAGGTGCAGATGGGAGCGATTTAAGACAAGTTAAGACGTGGCAGAAGTATTGTTCAACGCCCACAGGCCAACCCAAGGACTCCCCTTACTTCACAGTCACACGAGGACCTGTGCAGTCTGAGAGCGAgaggccgagcagcagcagcccgcCTCTGTCTCGCACCTTCACGCCCAGTCTCGGCACCCTCTCCTACAACCTCAACTTCTGCTCTGCGGAGACGACGAACTCCACAGAGTGCGAGCTGTCCTACCCTGCTCTGGTAGTGAAACGACTGTCCATGGGAGATGGAG TGGCCTCTGAAAACTACAGGAAGGAGAATATGGCAGAAATCAGCCTCATCTGCGAGGAGAATCTGCTCGATACCATCTTCCATGCTTGTGACACGCAGCGTcgag GTAAAGTGTTCGTGTCCCACATTGTGGACTACCTGCGGCACACCACCAGTCGAAGCTCAGAAGACAGCGGCCTGGAGGAGCTTTGCAACATGCTGGACCCGGAACAGAAAGACGTCTCCATTGACCTGGACACCTACCATGCGGTCATGAAGGAGTGGATTGACGACTGCAGGAACAACGG GGAAGAACCGACAAACGACCTCACTCAAGAGTCGGTCAAGGTCATTGACAGCCTGTCTG CCAAGAGGTCAATGCTGCTCAATATGACCTCAGGAAGCTTGGAGGCCTTCGGAGGGGAGGCATCCAGAGTAGAATT TGAAACGTCAGACCTGGTGTATTGCGTCGCTGACCTCCAGATGTGCAACCAAAAGCtccaggaggaggtgaggaagcTGAAGCAGGTGGTGGAGGGCATGGAGGACACCAACCAGAGGCTGGCGGAGGACAACGAGCATCTACGCAACCAGGCCAGGGT TAGCCAGCTGCTCGCCCAGAAGGAGAAACtgctgaaggaggaggtggaggagatgaaggcGACTCTGAGCTGTACAGAGGAGGGCAGAGCCCGCGCCTCCgcacacagcaaacatgtg gagagAGAAAACCAGAGTCTGATTGTCAGGATTGGTTCCCTTCAGGAGGAG AACTTCAAGGTCACCATGGAGACAGACgagctccagaggaggatagCCGAGCTGTGTAACATTAACGCTGACCTTCAG GTGCAAATCCACTCTTTTGATACTGTCGTTGGTGAGAAGGAGGCTGTGATACATGAG agaagcaaacagaTAGAAGAGCTGAGGGCCGCAGTGGAGGAATACTCCTCCATCACTCAG CTGCTGAGGGCAGACAAGAACAAGCTGGAGAGCCAGGTTCAGATGATGCATCCAGACCTCGCTGG GGCCGGCCTGTCCCTGTCGGTGGCCTACAGGTTGAACCAGAGCACCTCAGGATCCCTACAGACGGAACTGGCTCTGGCTCAGTCACCACTGGAG ACTCTTCATGGCGCTGACCATTTGTCCACGACTATGAGCGTCACCTCTTCGCTGGATGAGACGCTGGACAGAGAGGTGTTTCTGATGCTGCAGGGGCCCAGTCCCGAACAAATGGCGCTGGAGTTCAAGACACTACTGAACAAACTG AAAAGGGATTTCAGGGAAGAATTGGACTCGGTCTTATCTACGGTTAGAGGCTTGTTGGACGACCACACGCAGCCAAAGGGCAACACGGACACTGGTCTGCAg ACGGTGCAGGCCAAGCTGGATGCGAGGAGGGCGGACTGGGCCCTCAGCCTGGACCAGCTGGCCCAGTACACAGACTccctggagaaggagctgatcAAAATGGCCAGTAACATGAGGAGGTCCCGCACTGAGATCCTCCACCTCTCAGTCAG ggtgcaggagcaggagaaccAGAAGCGGCAGCTGTGTGAGGAGCTGGATCAGCTGAAGACGCCCCAGGACAGCAGAGAGGCCTCATGCCAGACGCCTGCACCAGAGGAAGAG cctggagatggagatggagaccTGGACTGGGACGAGGAGTTCGCCCTTCAAGACTTTTTAAAGAACGAGCTGGCGGAGAAGAACTGCCGGATGCAGGATGGGCAAGCAGATGGCAGGCCTGAGGAAACAGGGGATAAAGTGACggacagaggggaagaggaggaaggggacgAGAGGTGGATGGTGGTGGACACAGTGGTGGAGGGAGAGATCAGGGACACGTCGACTCCTCTGTCCGTCCTCTCTGGGGAGACCCGGCCCGGGCAGAGCTTGGAAGAGAGCCAAG ACACTGCAGCCTGCACCGAGTCAGAGGCGGAGGTGAACTCTCAATCTTTGCAG gaagaGGCAGCAGTGCTATTAGGCGCCcactcacaagctgtcagcatCAGACACCCAGAGGCGGATGCTCTCCCTGCTCCGTCCCACTCGGAGAACA ATGCAGACGTCTCTGAAGCTGCCGAGTCTCCCTCCGAAAATGTAAGCAGCTCACCTGAACAGGATCAAACTGTCACACCTGGTCAGACCCCTCCCACAGCAGCGGAGATGGTTTCCCCTGACAACACATCGCCTGGACCAGAGACCGTTACCGCTAATGAGAG CACCCAGCCGACCCGTGAGGACCAGGAGAAGAAAGGCGAGGCGGACTCGAGCACCGGAGACAACATGAGCTGTGTTCAG AGCCTGAGCCAGGACCAGCTGGCAGACAGATCGACAGCGGAGGACAG CACGAGCCTACTACCTGtgttggtggaggaggaggaggagagtgtgcAGGAGAGTACAGCCGAGGCTTCAACAGTAGCGGTCAGCATGGAAG GGACGGACCGACTCGACTGCACCAACTCATCCAACAGCAGCTCTCCTCAGTCGGGAGCGGCCCTAACACACGCCACCCAATCGGGGAGCGGCACGGGCAGCGTAACCTCTGACCTTGGCCAATCGGAGGATAATGCAGCCATAAAGGACTGTGGCAAAAATAAGAGGGAACTG GAGGTGTCACGCAGCATGGAGGCCATCGAGGAGCAGAAGGTTCTGGAGGACCACAGTGAGACCGGCAAGACCGATGGGAAGAAAA CTGAAACATCCATGACCTCTGGCGCCTTGAAAGACGGCAGGATCAG CCTGTCACCCAATGACAAAGAGATTGAG gcgGAGTTCCAGCGTCTGGCGTTGGGCTTCAAGTGCGACATGTTCACGATGGAGAAGAGACTGCGGCTGGAGGAGCGGTCACGTGACCTGGCTGAAGAGAACGTCCGCAGAGAGGTGTCCAGCTGCCAGGGGTTActgcag GCTTTGACTCCTCTGTGTGAGGATGACAACCAGTCCATGGAGATCatcctgagactccagaagaACCTGGACATCCTCATCCAGTCCATGACCAGGGTGTCCAGTCGCTCGGAGATGCTCGGAGCTATTCACCAG gAGAGTCGTATTGGAAAGGCCGTGGAGGTGATGATCCAGCACGTGGAGAACCTGAGGAGGATGTACACGAAGGAGCACGCCGAGCTGCTGGAACTGAGAGAGACGCTCATGCAGAACGAGAGGTCGTTCGGATCACAAACTGAAAGAG ACGATTTCCGTGGCAGGGGTAAGACAACATCACAGTACTACAAG CCATCAACCCGCCGGGTCAGCATAGCAGCGATCCCTCGCACTGGTGGAGGCAACATGCACTTTGACATG TCCAAAACACAAGACGGTTCAGAGGCTGAAACAGAGAGACTGACCAGGAGATCCCCGTG